A window of Methanomicrobiales archaeon contains these coding sequences:
- a CDS encoding PAS domain S-box protein, translating into MQQEHQATAKIVNLLRFKQKGMTISELSRKARLNRHSVAKYLEILLTSGRVEVDAIGNAKVYRLSKRVPLSAFMNFTAEFILVLDEDLHLVQVDDHYLDFIGCVRDAVLGRRITEITLPLVTDSEICTAIRSGIREGIEFADLVHARDALTLHFKGKVLPTAFEGGNRGLTIVLEDITREKELEEREIRHLESIEFLAQAAMQFVRLHTEEDIYGLIGEGLHDLIPQGIAVVNAYNPISGALCVRGVQDERARDLFRQVLGRDIVGMGIPADPLAVWDLARTATIRRPQAGDHDVRHLYDVTAWGLPEKTSDALARALGMEEIYVAGLAWEGQLYGSITVFLPGGADIGDESTIDSFINLSSMALRRMIAEDALHDSEQRFRDVADLSPYPIAIIDRNGEYCYINRKFTETFGYTRRDIPDGRAWFARAFPDPEYRRQAVETWKSDLARASVGEVRMREFDVRCKNGTVKPIVFRPVTLSDGNQYVTYEDMTEKRRAEEALLDANCRLQDIIEFLPDATFVIDSDRRVIAWNRAMEDLTGVARGEMLGKSDFAYALPFYGRSRPLLIDLVGGSDPAAESLYRVFRREGESVMAEGYLTLSRDGRRRLLQGRASPLYDRHGNRVGAIQSIRDITGLRRRLGVSRQRTQPASTAARIHAGVRGSLPGACGDGGRHLS; encoded by the coding sequence ATGCAGCAGGAGCACCAGGCAACTGCAAAAATTGTGAATCTCCTCCGCTTCAAGCAGAAGGGCATGACAATCTCGGAACTCTCCCGGAAGGCCCGGTTGAACCGCCACTCCGTTGCCAAGTATCTCGAGATCCTGCTGACGTCCGGCCGCGTGGAGGTGGATGCCATCGGGAACGCCAAGGTCTACCGCCTCTCAAAGCGGGTTCCCCTCTCGGCATTCATGAACTTTACCGCGGAATTCATCCTGGTGCTGGACGAGGATCTCCATCTCGTCCAGGTGGACGACCACTACCTCGACTTCATCGGCTGCGTGCGGGACGCCGTGCTGGGGCGCAGAATCACGGAGATCACGCTCCCCCTCGTCACGGACTCGGAGATCTGCACGGCGATCCGGAGCGGCATCCGGGAGGGGATCGAGTTCGCGGACCTGGTGCACGCTCGGGATGCGCTGACGCTCCACTTCAAGGGAAAGGTGCTCCCGACCGCGTTCGAGGGGGGGAACCGCGGATTGACCATCGTCCTGGAGGACATCACCCGCGAGAAGGAACTCGAAGAGCGCGAGATCCGGCATCTGGAGAGCATCGAGTTTCTGGCACAGGCTGCCATGCAGTTTGTCCGCCTCCACACCGAAGAGGATATCTACGGGCTGATCGGGGAGGGCTTGCACGACCTGATCCCGCAGGGAATCGCCGTCGTCAACGCCTACAACCCGATCTCCGGCGCACTCTGCGTCCGCGGCGTCCAGGACGAGCGGGCGCGGGACCTGTTCCGCCAGGTCCTGGGCAGGGATATCGTCGGCATGGGCATTCCCGCCGATCCCCTCGCCGTCTGGGATCTCGCCCGCACGGCTACCATCCGCCGCCCGCAGGCCGGCGATCACGACGTGAGACATCTCTACGACGTAACCGCGTGGGGTCTGCCCGAGAAGACGTCCGATGCGCTGGCGCGTGCCCTCGGCATGGAAGAGATCTACGTCGCCGGCCTCGCCTGGGAAGGCCAGCTCTACGGCAGCATCACCGTCTTCCTTCCCGGGGGAGCGGACATCGGCGACGAGAGCACGATCGACTCGTTCATCAACCTCTCGTCGATGGCGCTCCGCCGCATGATCGCCGAGGATGCGCTGCACGATAGCGAACAGCGATTCCGGGACGTGGCCGATCTCTCCCCCTACCCGATCGCCATCATCGACCGCAACGGGGAATACTGCTACATAAACCGCAAGTTCACGGAGACGTTCGGGTATACCCGGAGGGACATCCCGGACGGGCGGGCCTGGTTTGCCCGGGCGTTTCCCGATCCTGAATATCGGAGACAGGCGGTCGAGACCTGGAAGTCCGACCTTGCCCGTGCATCGGTCGGCGAGGTCCGCATGCGGGAGTTCGACGTGCGGTGCAAGAACGGCACGGTAAAACCGATCGTCTTCCGCCCCGTGACCCTCTCCGACGGGAACCAGTACGTCACTTACGAGGACATGACCGAGAAGAGGAGAGCGGAGGAGGCGCTCCTGGACGCCAACTGCAGGCTCCAGGATATCATCGAGTTCCTCCCCGATGCCACGTTCGTGATCGACAGCGATCGGCGGGTGATCGCCTGGAACCGCGCCATGGAGGATCTGACCGGCGTTGCGCGCGGGGAGATGCTGGGAAAGAGCGATTTCGCCTATGCGCTTCCGTTTTACGGGCGCTCCCGCCCGCTGCTGATCGATCTGGTGGGCGGGTCGGATCCGGCGGCGGAGTCTCTCTACAGGGTATTCCGCAGGGAGGGGGAGTCGGTCATGGCGGAGGGTTACCTTACCCTCTCCCGGGACGGGCGGCGGCGGCTGCTCCAGGGGCGGGCCTCGCCGCTCTATGACCGGCACGGCAACCGCGTGGGGGCGATCCAGTCCATCCGCGACATAACCGGGCTGCGGCGACGGCTCGGGGTGTCCCGACAGCGGACGCAGCCGGCGTCCACGGCTGCCCGGATTCACGCGGGAGTTCGGGGATCTCTCCCCGGTGCATGCGGTGATGGGGGACGTCACCTCTCCTGA
- a CDS encoding DUF72 domain-containing protein: MEIYVGTSGWSYAWNRGRSLAWYVEELRLNAVELNGSFYRFPRREHVEGWARDGSSLRWAVKVHRLVTHRHQFGDGALEAWERFRSIFEPLDDRVDFYLFQAPPRFADTERLAEFARAVDLGDRCALEIRNREVLGDDAKMEALQRHAVVVSVDSPHVHNRIFPGPIVYLRMHGRGAWYAYDYPAEELRETAERIRAARPERAYVFFNNDHSMPANARAMLEILRGAG, translated from the coding sequence ATGGAGATCTACGTGGGCACGAGCGGGTGGTCGTACGCCTGGAACCGGGGAAGGAGCCTGGCGTGGTACGTCGAGGAGCTCCGCCTGAACGCCGTCGAACTGAACGGCAGCTTCTACCGCTTTCCCCGGCGGGAGCACGTGGAGGGCTGGGCCCGGGACGGATCGTCGCTTCGCTGGGCGGTGAAGGTGCACCGTCTCGTCACGCACCGCCACCAGTTCGGCGACGGGGCCCTGGAGGCATGGGAGCGGTTCCGCTCGATCTTCGAGCCGCTCGACGACCGTGTCGACTTCTACCTCTTTCAGGCTCCGCCGCGCTTCGCGGACACGGAGCGGCTGGCCGAGTTCGCACGGGCGGTAGACCTCGGCGACCGCTGCGCCCTCGAGATCCGGAACCGGGAGGTACTCGGGGACGATGCGAAGATGGAGGCGTTGCAGAGGCATGCTGTAGTGGTCTCGGTGGACTCGCCCCACGTCCATAACCGCATCTTTCCGGGCCCGATCGTCTACCTGCGGATGCACGGGAGAGGAGCCTGGTACGCCTACGACTACCCCGCGGAGGAGCTGCGCGAGACGGCGGAGCGGATCCGCGCAGCCCGCCCCGAGCGGGCGTACGTCTTCTTCAACAACGACCACAGCATGCCGGCGAATGCGCGGGCGATGCTGGAGATCCTGCGGGGAGCGGGATAG
- the rpl12p gene encoding 50S ribosomal protein P1: MEYIYAALILHHAGKEVNEQNVKAVLSAAGVAADDARVKALVAALEGVNIEEAISKAAVAAPVAAAAPAAAAAAPAAEAPKEEKKEEKKEEEEESGIAGLGALFG, translated from the coding sequence ATGGAATATATCTATGCAGCGTTGATCCTGCACCACGCAGGAAAGGAAGTGAACGAACAGAACGTGAAGGCCGTTCTCTCTGCCGCCGGCGTCGCGGCAGACGATGCCCGCGTGAAAGCCCTTGTCGCCGCCCTGGAAGGCGTGAACATCGAGGAGGCCATCAGCAAGGCCGCCGTCGCAGCGCCGGTGGCCGCCGCCGCACCCGCAGCCGCCGCAGCGGCGCCCGCAGCGGAGGCACCGAAGGAGGAGAAGAAGGAGGAGAAGAAGGAAGAGGAGGAAGAGAGCGGCATCGCAGGGCTCGGAGCCCTGTTCGGCTGA
- a CDS encoding 50S ribosomal protein L10, with product MPLYTRHLPAWKRREVEMIKEGIRSHRAMALVDMQGIPATQLQQIRADLRDVAKIRMTRNTLIDHALAELGGDVEGVRGYISGQSALLFTDVNPFRLYKMLEKTKTKMAAKPGEIAPQDIVVEKGPTSFKPGPIVGELQQAGIPAAIEGGKVRIRDTKTVVRKGEVISKKMADVLQKLGVKPMDVGLRMQVTYYEHTLYRPEMLVIDEEAYFNQFVQAVRQGFNLSVNAVIPTPSTIGTLMAKAAQEARSLGVEASIYESGVMDSIIGRAFREMQALKSIVEGQ from the coding sequence ATGCCTCTGTACACCCGCCACCTGCCCGCCTGGAAGCGGAGGGAAGTGGAGATGATCAAGGAGGGCATCCGCTCCCACAGGGCGATGGCTCTCGTCGACATGCAGGGGATTCCGGCCACGCAGCTGCAGCAGATTCGGGCAGACCTGCGCGACGTCGCGAAGATCCGGATGACCCGAAACACCCTGATCGATCACGCCCTCGCCGAACTCGGCGGGGACGTCGAGGGGGTCCGCGGTTACATCTCCGGCCAGAGCGCACTCCTGTTCACGGATGTGAATCCCTTCAGACTCTACAAGATGCTGGAGAAGACCAAGACGAAGATGGCCGCAAAGCCCGGCGAGATCGCGCCCCAGGATATCGTGGTGGAGAAGGGTCCGACGAGCTTCAAGCCCGGCCCGATCGTGGGCGAGCTCCAGCAGGCAGGCATCCCCGCCGCCATCGAAGGGGGAAAAGTCAGGATACGGGATACCAAGACGGTTGTCCGCAAGGGCGAGGTCATCAGCAAGAAGATGGCCGATGTGCTCCAGAAACTGGGTGTCAAGCCGATGGACGTCGGTCTGCGCATGCAGGTGACCTACTACGAGCACACGCTGTATCGCCCGGAGATGCTCGTCATCGACGAGGAGGCCTACTTCAACCAGTTCGTGCAGGCGGTACGGCAGGGATTCAACCTCTCGGTGAACGCCGTCATACCGACACCGTCGACCATCGGCACGCTGATGGCGAAGGCGGCGCAGGAGGCCCGCTCCCTGGGAGTGGAGGCATCCATCTACGAGTCCGGCGTGATGGACAGCATCATCGGGCGGGCATTCCGTGAGATGCAGGCCCTGAAGAGTATCGTGGAAGGACAATAA
- a CDS encoding 50S ribosomal protein L1 yields the protein MVERSRIVDAVKAALEQAPERKFRESVDITVSLRNIDMAQPKNRIDETILLPHGTGDRAKIAVLGRGDITTQAREANVDLILGPQDIERLGGAPREARKIAAEYRFFLAENAVMSMVGRWLGTRLGPRGKMPTPIPPGTDIRPIVERLRGSVRIRTKDKKVFHAKVGTTDMPPDHIADNIDAILKRVESVLEQGPHNIRAVYVKTSMGPAVRVV from the coding sequence ATGGTAGAGAGATCCAGAATAGTCGACGCTGTAAAGGCAGCGTTGGAACAAGCGCCTGAGCGCAAATTCCGTGAAAGCGTGGATATCACGGTCAGTCTGCGGAATATCGATATGGCGCAGCCGAAGAACCGTATCGACGAGACGATTCTTCTTCCCCACGGAACCGGCGACAGGGCAAAGATTGCGGTCCTCGGCCGAGGCGATATCACCACCCAGGCGCGGGAGGCGAACGTCGACCTGATCCTGGGCCCCCAGGACATCGAGCGTCTCGGGGGGGCTCCCCGGGAGGCACGCAAGATTGCCGCCGAATACCGCTTCTTCCTGGCGGAGAATGCCGTGATGTCCATGGTCGGACGATGGCTCGGGACCCGTCTGGGGCCCCGGGGGAAGATGCCCACGCCCATTCCGCCGGGAACCGATATCCGCCCGATCGTGGAGCGTCTGCGAGGTTCGGTGCGGATCCGCACGAAGGACAAGAAGGTCTTCCATGCCAAGGTCGGAACGACGGATATGCCGCCGGATCACATTGCAGACAACATCGATGCGATCCTCAAGAGGGTCGAGTCGGTGCTGGAGCAGGGCCCGCACAACATCCGGGCGGTGTACGTCAAGACCTCGATGGGTCCTGCCGTGAGGGTGGTGTAG
- a CDS encoding 50S ribosomal protein L11, whose product MAEVVEVLVAGGKATAGPPLGPALGPLGINVKAVVDEINRKTAEFNGMQVPVTVTVDEKKNFTIDVGIPPTTALIMREAGIEKGSAQPNTQFVGELPLEAAVRIARVKLDDMLSYTLKSAVKEVVGTCVSLGVQVNGRKPKEILKAIDEGEFDSVLVES is encoded by the coding sequence ATGGCAGAAGTGGTCGAAGTACTGGTAGCCGGCGGCAAGGCAACCGCAGGACCCCCGCTGGGTCCTGCGCTCGGACCCCTCGGTATAAACGTGAAGGCGGTCGTCGACGAGATCAACCGGAAGACTGCAGAGTTCAACGGCATGCAGGTGCCCGTGACGGTCACGGTCGACGAAAAGAAGAACTTCACGATTGACGTGGGCATTCCCCCCACGACGGCGCTCATCATGAGAGAGGCCGGTATCGAGAAGGGTTCGGCCCAGCCCAACACCCAGTTCGTGGGTGAGCTGCCGCTCGAGGCCGCTGTCAGAATCGCCCGCGTAAAGCTCGACGATATGCTCTCGTACACGCTCAAGTCCGCCGTCAAAGAGGTGGTCGGGACGTGTGTAAGCCTGGGCGTCCAGGTGAACGGCCGAAAGCCCAAGGAGATTCTGAAGGCCATCGACGAGGGTGAGTTCGACAGCGTGCTTGTCGAATCGTGA
- a CDS encoding transcription elongation factor Spt5 — protein MTDGENRIFAIKTTAKQERAVADSIKKVVESGSDIKVTAIIVPDELRGYVLVESPEKYARIEQLAERVPHARSVVRGETRLEEVAHFLVPKPVVSGIQEGTIVELIAGPFKGEKAVVKRVDTGKEEITVELYESVVPIPITVRGDHVRVVEKAEESA, from the coding sequence ATGACCGATGGTGAGAACAGGATATTTGCCATAAAGACGACGGCGAAGCAGGAGCGGGCAGTCGCGGACAGCATCAAGAAGGTGGTGGAGTCCGGCAGCGACATCAAGGTGACCGCCATCATCGTCCCCGACGAGCTCCGCGGCTACGTGCTCGTGGAGTCCCCGGAGAAGTACGCCCGCATCGAGCAGCTGGCCGAGCGGGTCCCGCATGCGCGCTCCGTGGTGCGCGGGGAGACGCGGCTCGAGGAGGTGGCGCATTTCCTGGTGCCGAAACCGGTGGTGAGCGGCATCCAGGAGGGAACGATCGTGGAGCTGATCGCCGGCCCCTTCAAGGGGGAGAAAGCCGTCGTCAAACGTGTCGATACCGGGAAAGAAGAGATTACCGTGGAATTGTACGAGAGCGTCGTGCCGATCCCCATCACGGTCCGCGGCGACCACGTCCGCGTGGTCGAGAAGGCCGAAGAGAGCGCCTGA
- a CDS encoding protein translocase SEC61 complex subunit gamma has protein sequence MDFKKFQVEAKGFKIEEELFSKYWRILKLARTPTREEFQKIAIVAAAGILIVGLVGFLIYEFVLVLPH, from the coding sequence ATGGATTTCAAGAAGTTCCAGGTAGAGGCGAAGGGCTTCAAGATCGAAGAGGAACTGTTCAGCAAGTACTGGCGGATCCTCAAACTCGCCAGGACTCCCACGCGGGAGGAGTTCCAGAAGATCGCAATCGTGGCAGCGGCCGGCATCCTGATCGTCGGGCTCGTTGGATTCCTGATCTACGAGTTCGTGCTGGTATTGCCACACTGA
- the ftsZ gene encoding cell division protein FtsZ, giving the protein MKSILEEAIARANGQAEEEAVSTEKTQADRELEEILQSLRTEIAVVGCGGSGCNTITRMMEEGIHGARLIAINTDAQHLLRTRSEYKLLIGRQRTRGLGAGSIPQVGEEAALENEEDIKRTVSGCDMVFITTGLGGGTGTGCAPVVAKAARGEGALTIAVVTLPFTAEGTIRRENAEAGLERLRDMADTVIVVPNDRLLEVVPRLPLYAAFKVSDEVLTRAVKGITELITMPGLVNLDFADVRTVMERGGVAMIGMGESDSEDKAADSVKKALRSPLLDVDISGATAALVNVVGGPDMTIAEAEGVVQEVYNRIDPNARIIWGAQVDPDMQHKMRTMLVVTGVHSPQIYGRAEKAAPRMVRQFEIDFMK; this is encoded by the coding sequence ATGAAATCGATATTGGAAGAGGCAATTGCTCGAGCGAACGGTCAGGCAGAGGAAGAGGCGGTCAGCACCGAGAAGACGCAGGCGGACAGGGAACTGGAAGAGATCCTCCAATCGCTCCGAACCGAGATCGCCGTCGTCGGCTGCGGTGGCAGCGGCTGCAATACAATCACCCGCATGATGGAGGAGGGCATCCATGGCGCCCGGCTCATCGCCATCAACACGGACGCCCAGCACCTGCTCCGCACCCGCTCCGAGTACAAGCTCCTGATCGGGCGGCAGCGGACGCGGGGGCTGGGGGCAGGGTCCATCCCCCAGGTGGGGGAGGAAGCGGCTCTCGAGAACGAGGAGGATATCAAGCGGACGGTCTCGGGCTGCGATATGGTCTTCATCACCACCGGTCTCGGGGGAGGCACGGGAACGGGGTGCGCGCCGGTGGTGGCGAAGGCGGCGCGGGGGGAGGGGGCTCTCACCATTGCCGTCGTCACCCTGCCGTTCACCGCGGAAGGGACGATCCGCCGCGAAAACGCCGAGGCGGGACTCGAACGCCTGCGGGACATGGCGGATACGGTGATCGTCGTCCCCAACGACCGCCTGCTGGAGGTCGTACCCCGCCTGCCGCTCTACGCAGCTTTTAAGGTCTCAGATGAAGTACTTACCCGGGCCGTGAAAGGGATCACCGAACTGATCACCATGCCGGGTCTGGTGAACCTGGACTTCGCCGATGTGCGGACCGTCATGGAGCGCGGAGGCGTGGCGATGATCGGCATGGGAGAGAGCGACAGCGAGGATAAAGCGGCGGACTCTGTCAAGAAGGCCCTCCGTTCTCCGCTCCTGGACGTGGACATCTCCGGTGCCACCGCTGCCCTGGTCAACGTGGTCGGCGGCCCCGATATGACCATCGCCGAGGCGGAGGGCGTGGTGCAGGAGGTATACAACCGCATCGATCCCAACGCCCGGATCATCTGGGGAGCCCAGGTCGATCCCGACATGCAGCACAAGATGCGCACGATGCTGGTGGTGACCGGTGTGCACTCCCCCCAGATCTACGGCCGCGCCGAGAAGGCCGCTCCGAGAATGGTGCGGCAGTTCGAGATAGATTTCATGAAGTGA
- a CDS encoding D-aminoacyl-tRNA deacylase — MDVALISSRQDPAGANIREHVLEVLDAGAGEDRGSSPRWIPVEVDGRLIEQDGIDRGLGADLIVFLSRHRSEHPRPVLTVHATGNFHAAALGGRAGELAPAAPAWMHAVLRNLVRMAPGGYRVSYEATHHGPTDLVTPSFFVEIGSTETEWVDPAAGSAVARSVLSASPLRTVALVGFGGNHYAARESGIALTTRGAFGHIAHSREAGRLDLPLVRQMVEKSGAVAAYLDRKALSAPEQTRIRDLLRDLAVPEASEGELRELGNLAWETYLGIRACGEEIAPGSRSHPHNLPEHGDPAVVSLPPALVAEAVRADGSGFLAELDGLPVVHLTASSGQILPKFITYQDYQSELINDLISLCVKLISGCADTAVEGDRLIIRRLRFDPRKARDFGVPKGPLFGMLSEGKTVEVDGRTITPAMVQTCSVTEIHIPGLARYL; from the coding sequence ATGGATGTAGCACTGATCTCGTCCCGGCAGGATCCGGCCGGGGCGAACATCCGAGAGCATGTCCTGGAGGTGCTGGATGCAGGAGCCGGGGAGGATCGCGGATCATCCCCCCGCTGGATCCCCGTGGAGGTGGACGGGCGCCTGATCGAGCAGGACGGGATCGACCGCGGGCTCGGGGCTGATCTGATCGTCTTCCTCTCGCGGCACCGCAGCGAGCATCCCCGCCCCGTCCTCACCGTGCACGCCACCGGCAACTTCCATGCGGCTGCCCTGGGCGGTCGGGCGGGCGAGCTGGCCCCGGCAGCCCCCGCCTGGATGCACGCCGTACTGAGAAACCTCGTCCGGATGGCCCCCGGGGGCTACCGGGTCTCCTACGAGGCGACCCACCACGGGCCCACGGACCTGGTGACCCCCTCGTTCTTCGTGGAGATCGGCAGCACCGAAACCGAATGGGTGGACCCGGCAGCCGGGAGTGCCGTGGCGCGTAGCGTGCTCTCCGCGTCCCCCCTGCGGACGGTAGCCCTCGTCGGGTTCGGGGGCAACCACTACGCGGCCCGGGAGAGCGGGATCGCCCTGACGACCCGGGGTGCGTTCGGGCACATCGCCCACAGCCGGGAGGCGGGACGCCTCGATCTGCCGCTCGTGCGCCAGATGGTGGAGAAGAGCGGCGCCGTCGCGGCATACCTGGACAGAAAAGCCCTCTCCGCACCCGAGCAGACGCGGATCCGGGACCTCCTGCGGGATCTCGCCGTCCCGGAGGCGAGCGAGGGGGAGCTGCGGGAACTGGGGAACCTGGCCTGGGAGACCTACCTGGGGATCCGGGCGTGCGGCGAGGAGATCGCACCCGGCTCCCGCAGCCACCCGCACAACCTGCCCGAACACGGCGATCCCGCGGTTGTATCCCTCCCTCCTGCACTCGTCGCCGAGGCGGTGCGGGCGGACGGGAGCGGCTTTCTTGCGGAACTGGACGGACTTCCGGTAGTCCATTTAACCGCATCATCGGGGCAGATACTCCCCAAATTCATCACGTATCAGGATTATCAATCGGAATTAATCAATGATTTAATATCTTTATGTGTAAAACTCATTAGTGGTTGTGCAGACACTGCAGTCGAGGGTGATCGTCTGATTATCCGGAGACTCCGTTTCGACCCCCGGAAGGCGCGCGATTTCGGGGTTCCGAAGGGCCCGCTCTTCGGCATGCTGTCCGAAGGGAAGACTGTGGAGGTCGACGGGCGGACGATCACGCCCGCCATGGTGCAGACGTGCAGTGTGACAGAGATTCACATCCCGGGGTTGGCGAGGTATCTATGA
- a CDS encoding molybdopterin molybdotransferase MoeA: MSVFLRVVAVEKAIEVVRSLAPPPKREVALLPDAAGRILAEDARSDIDIPGFHRSIVDGYAVAARDTHGASEAIPAVLTLAGEVVMGRAPEQPIRRGECAYIPTGGMLPPGADAVAMIEHAERIGGDVLVKRAVAAGENVLGRGEDFAAGATAIPRGTRLGPQELGVLAAIGYAHVPVTAAPEIGILSTGNELVSVSAKPGIGQVRDANSSVCSGFVREYGCIPRCYGIVPDSRESLRRALIRAVGECDAVLVSGGSSKDERDMVASVIGEIGEVLVHGVALQPGKPTIIGHAEGKPVIGLPGHPASAFVVLVAIASHLLSAMTGYARRPCTVTARLRENIPSSRGREEYVRVRVENGEATPLFGKSGLLNTLVRSDGAVRVPAGSEGFEAGVEVEVLLW; this comes from the coding sequence ATGAGCGTATTCCTGCGGGTCGTCGCGGTGGAGAAGGCAATCGAGGTCGTCCGCTCCCTCGCGCCCCCGCCGAAGCGGGAAGTGGCCCTCCTGCCGGATGCCGCCGGGCGGATCCTGGCAGAGGACGCACGCTCCGATATCGACATCCCGGGCTTCCACCGCTCGATCGTGGACGGTTACGCGGTCGCCGCCCGGGATACGCACGGGGCGAGCGAGGCGATCCCCGCGGTGCTGACACTCGCGGGGGAGGTGGTCATGGGGCGCGCCCCGGAGCAGCCGATCCGCCGCGGGGAGTGCGCCTACATCCCCACCGGGGGGATGCTGCCGCCCGGGGCGGATGCCGTCGCGATGATCGAGCACGCCGAGCGGATCGGGGGCGACGTGCTGGTCAAGCGGGCGGTGGCGGCCGGCGAGAACGTGCTCGGGCGGGGGGAGGACTTCGCCGCGGGCGCGACCGCCATCCCCCGCGGGACCCGGCTCGGTCCGCAGGAGCTGGGCGTGCTTGCCGCCATCGGGTATGCGCACGTCCCGGTGACCGCCGCTCCAGAGATCGGGATCCTCTCCACCGGGAACGAACTCGTGTCCGTCTCCGCGAAGCCCGGGATCGGGCAGGTTCGCGACGCGAACTCCTCCGTCTGCAGCGGGTTCGTGCGGGAGTACGGCTGCATCCCCCGCTGCTACGGCATCGTCCCCGACAGCCGGGAGAGTCTGCGCCGGGCGCTGATCCGGGCCGTCGGCGAGTGCGACGCGGTTCTCGTCTCCGGCGGGAGCTCCAAGGACGAACGGGACATGGTCGCCTCGGTGATCGGGGAGATCGGGGAGGTGCTGGTCCACGGGGTTGCGCTCCAGCCCGGAAAACCCACGATCATCGGGCATGCGGAGGGGAAGCCCGTCATCGGCCTCCCCGGCCATCCCGCCTCCGCCTTCGTCGTGCTCGTCGCCATCGCCTCGCACCTGCTCTCCGCGATGACGGGGTATGCGCGGCGGCCGTGCACCGTCACCGCCCGCCTGCGGGAGAATATCCCCTCCTCCCGGGGAAGGGAGGAGTACGTCCGCGTGCGGGTGGAGAACGGGGAGGCGACTCCCCTGTTCGGGAAGTCCGGTCTCCTGAACACGCTGGTGCGGAGCGACGGCGCCGTCCGCGTTCCGGCGGGGAGCGAGGGGTTCGAGGCGGGAGTGGAGGTGGAGGTGCTGCTGTGGTGA